The proteins below are encoded in one region of Streptobacillus ratti:
- a CDS encoding transcription antitermination factor NusB, which produces MKIKKDLILLLDEVIENKKYSNLQLKYMFENNSYTKGEKAFLNNMLNVTLKNLMYIDYVISKLARSIKRKTKQILRLSIAQIMYTDADVAGIIYEAVELGKEGNIYQANFINSTLRNFVRKKDEIFNDTPENIKMSYPTWFYDKVRNQFGEDNFREVLKRYKEKSTFSVRVNHKNLSVEDFKKLLEIIGTEILFNVSDVYYLNNNNVLKTKAYLTEDIVIQDGSSLLVVDMLAPSSEDVVLDVAAAPGGKSLAILQKYNPKKLVATDIHEHKVKMLKEFEKKYTNFTALLADGREFSEGMYDKILLDVPCSGLGVLTKKPEKVYEIDLKVIKSIKKLQKKIFDNTYKLLKQGGEIVYSTCTILENENTNNVSYFLEKYSNLEVINVDFPKDIKIIKDEFGGNLISYENKYLDGFYMIKFRKK; this is translated from the coding sequence ATGAAAATTAAAAAAGATTTGATATTATTACTTGATGAAGTAATAGAAAACAAAAAATATAGTAATTTACAATTAAAATATATGTTTGAAAATAATTCATATACTAAAGGTGAAAAAGCATTTTTAAATAATATGTTAAATGTTACTTTGAAAAATTTAATGTATATTGATTATGTAATTTCAAAATTAGCTAGAAGTATTAAGAGAAAAACAAAACAAATATTAAGATTAAGTATAGCTCAGATAATGTATACTGATGCAGATGTAGCCGGAATAATATATGAAGCTGTTGAGCTTGGGAAAGAGGGAAATATATATCAAGCTAATTTCATTAACTCAACATTAAGAAATTTTGTTAGAAAAAAAGATGAAATTTTTAATGATACTCCAGAAAATATTAAAATGTCTTATCCAACATGGTTTTATGATAAAGTTAGAAATCAATTTGGAGAAGATAACTTTAGAGAAGTTTTAAAAAGATATAAAGAAAAAAGCACTTTTTCGGTAAGAGTTAACCATAAAAATTTATCTGTTGAAGATTTTAAAAAATTATTAGAAATTATAGGTACAGAAATACTATTTAATGTATCAGATGTATATTATTTAAATAACAATAATGTACTTAAAACAAAAGCTTATTTAACAGAAGATATAGTGATACAAGATGGTTCTTCTTTATTAGTTGTAGATATGTTGGCACCAAGTAGTGAAGATGTAGTATTAGATGTTGCAGCTGCACCTGGTGGTAAATCTCTTGCAATATTACAAAAATACAATCCTAAAAAATTAGTAGCAACAGATATACACGAACATAAAGTAAAAATGCTTAAAGAATTTGAAAAGAAGTATACTAATTTTACTGCTTTATTAGCTGATGGTAGAGAATTTTCAGAGGGTATGTATGATAAAATATTACTTGATGTTCCATGTTCTGGATTAGGTGTTTTAACTAAAAAGCCTGAAAAAGTTTATGAAATAGACTTAAAGGTTATTAAATCAATAAAAAAATTACAAAAGAAAATATTTGATAATACATATAAGTTACTAAAACAAGGTGGAGAGATAGTATATAGTACATGTACCATACTTGAAAATGAAAATACTAATAATGTGTCATATTTTCTTGAAAAATATAGCAACCTTGAAGTTATAAACGTAGATTTTCCTAAAGATATAAAGATAATAAAAGATGAGTTTGGTGGTAATTTAATTTCATATGAAAATAAGTATTTAGATGGATTTTATATGATAAAATTTAG